CTCGTTGAAGTGGTGTTCGCCCGCGAGGTCGACGATCGGGGTGACCTGCACGCCCTCGGCGTCCATGTCGAGGATGAACTCGCTGAGCCCGTCGTGCTTGCGCTCCTCGCGCGAGGTGCGGGCGAGGAGGTAGGCGTGGGTGGCGTGGTGGGCCTGGGTGGTCCAGATCTTGTGTCCGTTGATCAGCCAGCCTCCCTCGACCCGCTCGGCCTTCGTGCGTACCGAGGCGAGGTCGGAACCGGCCTCGGGCTCGCTCATGCCGAGGCAGAAGACCGCCTCGCCCGAGGCGATCCGCGGCACGATCTCCTCCCGGAGCTCGCGCGTGCCGTGCCGCAGGACCGCGGGGCCGATCTGCCGGTCACCGATCCAGTGCGCGGCGACGGGGGCGCCCGCGCGCAGCAGCTCCTCGGTGACGGCGAGCCGCTCGACGTTGGTGCGCTCGGCGCCGCCGAACTCCTTGGGGTACGTCATCGCGACAAGCCCGCGGGCGGCGAGTTCCTTGCTGAACTCCAGGTCGAAGGAGCGCAGCCAGGAGTCACTGCGTGGGACGTAGCGTCCCGTGTCCCGCCACTCGGCGGTCAACTCGCGCACCTGTGCGCGGAGTTCGGCGCAGGAGTCCGTTCCTGGGGAGTGGTCCATGGTGGCCTTTCGGGCGTAACGGTGGGGAGGTCAGCGGCCGTTGAAGACGCCGGGGCGCTTCTCCTGGAAGGCAGCGAACGCCTCCGCCGAGTCCTCGGTCGAGGTGATCACGGCCATGTGCGACGAGATCAGGTCGAGCGCGGTGCGCAGGTCGTGCCGGGCGCCCTGGCGGACGGCGCGCTTGATGGTGCGGATCGCGACCGGCGGGCGCTCGGCGAGCCTGGCTGCGTACGCGTACACCGCGTCCATCAGGTCCTCGTCCTCGTGCACCTCGTCGACCAGCCCGATGCGCAGCGCCTCGTCGGCGCCGACGAAGTCGCCGGTCCACAGCATCCGTAGGGCGGTGGAGGTGCCGACGGCGCGGGGCAGCAGCCAGCAGCCGCCGTCGCCGGGGACAAGACCGACCTTGATGTAGCCCTCGGAGAAGCGCGCGCCGCGCCCCGCGAAGCGCAGGTCGCACAGGAGCGCCATGTCCATTCCGGCGCCCACGGCAGGCCCTGCGACGGCGGCGATCACGGGCTTGTCGACGTCCTCCAGTGCGAGGGCGACGCGATGCACGTTCTGGGTGAGCAGTTCCTTCTCCCCCAGCGGCGGCCGCTCCTCGCCCTTGAAAGCCGAGAGGTCGACGCCGGAGCAGAAGGAGCCACCGGCGCCGGTGAGGACGATGACGCGCACCTCGGGGTCACGCTGGGCCTCGGTCAGGGCGTCGGCCCAGGCGTGCACCATGTCGATGGTGAAGGCGTTCTTGCGCTCGGGGCGGTTGAGCAGGATGGTCGCGATCCCGTCGCGGACCGTGTACTCGAGATCGGCCATCGCCGTCCCTTTCTTCAGTGGATGTTCCCTACTTGAGGCCGGCCCGCAGCTCACGCTTGAGGACCTTGCCGTTGGGGTTGCGGGGCAGCACCTCGACGAAGTGCACGCGGTGGGGCTTCTTGTACGAGGCGATCCGCTTCCGCGTGAAGTCGATGAGTTCCTGTTCACCGGGGGCGTCGGTACCGCGGCGCAGGACGACGACGGCGGTGACGGCCTCGCCCCACGTCTCGTGCGGGACACCGACGACCGCGACCTCGGAGACGGCGGGATGTTCCGCGAGGACGGACTCGACCTCGGCCGGGTACACGTTCTCGCCACCGCTGACGATCATGTCCTTGATCCGGTCGGTGAGGAACAGGTAACCGTCGTCGTCGAGGTAGCCGCCGTCGCCGGTGCACAGCAGGCCGTCGGCGTCGTACAGCGCCTCGGTCTCCTCGGGGCGTTTCCAGTACCCGGGGGTGTTGTGGCGGGAGCGGATGCGGATCTCGCCGGCGGTGCCTGCCGGGACGGGCTTCCCGGTCGCGGTGTCGGCGATGACGACGCCGACGCCGCGCCGCGGCCTCCCCACCGACTGGAGCAGGTGCCGCTTCGGCCCGTCGGCCTCGTGGTCCTCGGGCGGCAGCTGGGTCACCGTGCCGCCGCCCTCGGTCAGCCCGTACTTGCCCATGAAGTGGCAGGCGAAGAGTGTCATCGAGCGGCGCAGGAGCGCGGGGGTGATGGGGGCGGAGCCGTAGGTGATGAGGGTGAGGCGGGAGAAGTCGCGCCGCTCGATCCCGGGGAGCTCGGTGAGCATGTGGAGCACCGAGGGAACGAGGAAGGCGTGGGTGACGCCCTCACTCTCGATGCTCTCGGCCGCCGCGTCCGGCGTGAATTCGGGGAACATCAGGCTGTTGGCGCCGGCGGTGAGGGCCACACGCAGCCAGCCGAGGCCGCCGATGTGGAACATCGGCAGGGCGTTGAGCGCCACCGACCCGGCCTCCCAGAGGTACTCCTCCAGCTCGGTCGCGTCGGCGTAGAAGTTACCGTGGGTGAGCAGGACGCCCTTGGGCAGGCCGGTGGTGCCGGAGGTGTAGATCTGCAGGAACACCTCGTCCGCCTCGGCGGCGGTGCCGCGGCCCGGGTCGTCGTCGGGGTGGGCGGCGAGCCAGGTCTCGTAGGCGGGTACCTCCGAGTCGTCCGACGGTCCGATGACGACGAGCCGCAGGCAGGGGAGAGCCGCGCGGACGGCATCGGCCGCGGCCCGGAACTCTGGCTCGACGAGCAGGACGCGCAGCTCGGCGTCGCGGGCGACGTCGGTCAACTCGGGTGTGGCGAGGCGCCAGTTGAGCGGCACGTTGACCAGGCCGGCCTTGGCGGCACCGACCAGGATCTCGCCCGCTTCATTGCGGGTGCGGGCAAGGAAGCCGATCCGGGACCCGGCGTCGGCGTCGGCGAGGAGGGCCCTCGCGATCCGGTTGCTGCGGGTGTCCAGTTCGGCGTAGGAGACGGTGCTGCCCGCGCACGTGAGCGCGGCGGAGGTGCCGCGCTCACGTGCGTGCAGGCGGATGGCGTCGGGCAGATGCAGGCCCATGAAGGAGTCCCTCGATCATCTTGGGGTGGTGCGTCAGCCCTTGGGGCCGCCGGCGACGTACAGGATCTGGCCGGAGACGAAGCCCGCCTCCTCGCGTACGAAGAAGGAGACCGCCTGGGCGATGTCCTCGGGGCGTCCGCCCCTGCGGACCGGAATGGTCTTGGCATACCGGTCGGTGAACTCCTCGAAGGTGATGCCCATGCGCTGCGCGGTCGCCTCGGTCATCTCCGTGGCGATGAAGCCCGGGGCGACGCAGTTGGCCGTGACGCCGAACGGGCCGAGCTCGATGGCCAGGGTCTTGGTGAGCGCCTGCAGGCCGGCCTTGGCCGAGGAGTAGTTGGACTGGCCGCGGTTGCCGAGCGCGGCTGCGGAGGACATGTTGACGATCCGCCCCCACTTCGCGTCGACCATGTGCGCCTGACAGGCCTTGGCCATCAGGAACGCGCCGCGCAGGTGGACGCCGATGACGGAGTCGAAGTCCTGCGGGGTCATCCTGAAGATGAGGTTGTCGCGGATGATGCCGGCGTTGTTCACCAGCACGGCGGGGGCGCCGAGTTCGGCGGCGACCCTGGCGACACCGGCCTCGACCTGCTCGGGGTCCGAGACGTCGCAGCCGACGGACAGGGCGCGTCCGCCCTCCTTCTCGATTTCTTCGACTGTACGGGCGCAGGCGGCCTCGTCCAGGTCGAACACGGCGACGGCGAAACCGTCGCGCGCCAGTCGTGCGGCGGTCGCCGCACCGATGCCCCGGGCGGCGCCGGTGACGACGGCCACCTTCTGGGCGGAGCTGTTTGCGGACACGGGAAACTCCCTGGTCAAGAGCGGGTGGGGACGGTCTACTTCGGAGCCATGCGGATGGCGCCGTCGAGCCGGATCGTCTCGCCGTTGAGCATGGGGTTCTCGATGATGGACGTGGCCAGATGCGCGTACTCGTCCGGGTTTCCGAGGCGCGAGGGGTGCGGCACCTGGGCGCCGAGGGCGTCGAGGAACTCCTGCGGCTTCTTGTTCAGGAGCGGGGTGGAGAAGAGGCCGGGGGCGATCGTCATCACGCGGATCTTGGCGGCGGCCAGGTCGCGGGCGATCGGCAGCGTCATGCCGACGATGCCGCCCTTGGACGCGGAGTAGGCGCACTGCCCGATCTGGCCCTCGAAGGCAGCGGCGGACGCGGTGTTGATGATGACGCCGCGCTCCCCGTCGACCTCCTCGGTGCTGGCCATCTCGGCGGCGGCGAGGCGCAGCACGTTGAAGGTGCCGATGAGGTTGACGCCGACGACGAACTCGAAGTCCTCCAGGGCGTACGGCGTTCCGTCGCGCTTGACGGTGCGTCCGCCCTTGCCGAGGCCGGCGCAGTTGACCGTGATGCGCAGCGGGGCCTGCGCCGCCGCGGTGGCCACGGCGCGGGCGGCGTCGTCGGTGCTGCGGACGTCACCGGCGACGAAGTGCGCGCGTTCGCCGAGCTCCTTCGCGACGTGTTCGCC
The DNA window shown above is from Streptomyces sp. NBC_01445 and carries:
- a CDS encoding acyl-CoA dehydrogenase family protein encodes the protein MDHSPGTDSCAELRAQVRELTAEWRDTGRYVPRSDSWLRSFDLEFSKELAARGLVAMTYPKEFGGAERTNVERLAVTEELLRAGAPVAAHWIGDRQIGPAVLRHGTRELREEIVPRIASGEAVFCLGMSEPEAGSDLASVRTKAERVEGGWLINGHKIWTTQAHHATHAYLLARTSREERKHDGLSEFILDMDAEGVQVTPIVDLAGEHHFNEVRFENVFVPAHRVIGEVGKGWKQVVEQLSFERGGAERSLSSYPVFVELIAEAARQRDDRELHALLGSLVARLAVLRRLCFEVASAMDAGQAPVQQAAALKYLGNAFEHDVIEALRRTDLCQDLAFDSTFGQALLASPAFSLRGGAAEVLLSLIARQEARS
- a CDS encoding AMP-binding protein, encoding MGLHLPDAIRLHARERGTSAALTCAGSTVSYAELDTRSNRIARALLADADAGSRIGFLARTRNEAGEILVGAAKAGLVNVPLNWRLATPELTDVARDAELRVLLVEPEFRAAADAVRAALPCLRLVVIGPSDDSEVPAYETWLAAHPDDDPGRGTAAEADEVFLQIYTSGTTGLPKGVLLTHGNFYADATELEEYLWEAGSVALNALPMFHIGGLGWLRVALTAGANSLMFPEFTPDAAAESIESEGVTHAFLVPSVLHMLTELPGIERRDFSRLTLITYGSAPITPALLRRSMTLFACHFMGKYGLTEGGGTVTQLPPEDHEADGPKRHLLQSVGRPRRGVGVVIADTATGKPVPAGTAGEIRIRSRHNTPGYWKRPEETEALYDADGLLCTGDGGYLDDDGYLFLTDRIKDMIVSGGENVYPAEVESVLAEHPAVSEVAVVGVPHETWGEAVTAVVVLRRGTDAPGEQELIDFTRKRIASYKKPHRVHFVEVLPRNPNGKVLKRELRAGLK
- a CDS encoding SDR family NAD(P)-dependent oxidoreductase; protein product: MQINGVSAVITGGASGLGLATAKRLVGQGAHVVLLDLPTSNGEHVAKELGERAHFVAGDVRSTDDAARAVATAAAQAPLRITVNCAGLGKGGRTVKRDGTPYALEDFEFVVGVNLIGTFNVLRLAAAEMASTEEVDGERGVIINTASAAAFEGQIGQCAYSASKGGIVGMTLPIARDLAAAKIRVMTIAPGLFSTPLLNKKPQEFLDALGAQVPHPSRLGNPDEYAHLATSIIENPMLNGETIRLDGAIRMAPK
- a CDS encoding enoyl-CoA hydratase/isomerase family protein; this translates as MADLEYTVRDGIATILLNRPERKNAFTIDMVHAWADALTEAQRDPEVRVIVLTGAGGSFCSGVDLSAFKGEERPPLGEKELLTQNVHRVALALEDVDKPVIAAVAGPAVGAGMDMALLCDLRFAGRGARFSEGYIKVGLVPGDGGCWLLPRAVGTSTALRMLWTGDFVGADEALRIGLVDEVHEDEDLMDAVYAYAARLAERPPVAIRTIKRAVRQGARHDLRTALDLISSHMAVITSTEDSAEAFAAFQEKRPGVFNGR
- the fabG gene encoding 3-oxoacyl-ACP reductase FabG, with amino-acid sequence MSANSSAQKVAVVTGAARGIGAATAARLARDGFAVAVFDLDEAACARTVEEIEKEGGRALSVGCDVSDPEQVEAGVARVAAELGAPAVLVNNAGIIRDNLIFRMTPQDFDSVIGVHLRGAFLMAKACQAHMVDAKWGRIVNMSSAAALGNRGQSNYSSAKAGLQALTKTLAIELGPFGVTANCVAPGFIATEMTEATAQRMGITFEEFTDRYAKTIPVRRGGRPEDIAQAVSFFVREEAGFVSGQILYVAGGPKG